One genomic region from Terasakiella sp. SH-1 encodes:
- a CDS encoding EI24 domain-containing protein: MIGAFTKSFAQLPDPTFRKVVFMGILGAFITFLLLFSAVTGFLFDAVLVNIPWVDVAIDWLGSIATVAVVWLLFPAVASVIIGFLLEDIAQAVENKHYPDLPPANSLPWGETLVEALKFSSVMILLNVLALPIYILFPAVNLLVFYLLNGYLISREYFELVGQRRVGVKKAKALRKAYQGRLLIAGALTAFLLTIPLVNLLAPVVGTAVMVHLFHSWRQEPKFLMLEQQNL; the protein is encoded by the coding sequence ATGATCGGCGCCTTTACAAAATCCTTTGCCCAACTCCCCGACCCGACCTTTCGAAAAGTCGTATTTATGGGAATATTGGGCGCTTTTATCACCTTCTTGCTGCTGTTTAGTGCCGTAACCGGATTTTTATTTGATGCGGTTCTGGTCAATATCCCCTGGGTCGATGTCGCCATTGACTGGCTCGGCTCCATTGCCACAGTGGCTGTCGTCTGGCTGCTGTTTCCCGCTGTGGCCTCTGTCATTATTGGCTTTTTGCTGGAAGATATCGCCCAGGCAGTTGAAAACAAACATTACCCGGACTTGCCCCCAGCCAATTCCCTGCCTTGGGGGGAAACATTGGTCGAAGCACTTAAGTTTTCCAGTGTCATGATCCTGCTGAATGTGCTGGCCTTGCCGATTTACATTCTCTTTCCGGCTGTAAACCTGTTGGTTTTCTATCTCCTTAACGGCTATTTAATAAGTCGGGAGTATTTTGAGCTGGTAGGCCAGCGCCGTGTCGGTGTAAAAAAGGCCAAAGCATTGCGCAAGGCGTATCAGGGGCGATTACTTATCGCAGGTGCATTGACTGCTTTCCTGTTGACGATTCCTCTGGTAAACCTATTAGCGCCTGTGGTCGGTACGGCCGTGATGGTGCATCTTTTTCACAGCTGGCGTCAGGAACCAAAATTTCTGATGCTGGAACAACAAAACCTTTAA
- a CDS encoding polymer-forming cytoskeletal protein, with protein MFGRNKDGDKTTTETKDAKTNQPAAENSAEKVEQLPPLKPFSAKGSHTSSTTTPPSKPAVPSAASTGSSPGYRPDIAARRLMDIPGATPRRGDQRTYQDPRTLTVGREISLRGEITACETLIVEGQVDAKITDARVLDVANGGVYTGTAHVEEAFISGVFDGELYAYKTLTVKSGGRVKGDVRYGRIVIEEGGEIAGSMATLSPDEIAAARNENSK; from the coding sequence ATGTTTGGGCGTAATAAAGACGGCGACAAAACAACCACCGAAACCAAAGACGCAAAAACCAACCAGCCTGCTGCTGAAAACAGCGCAGAAAAAGTTGAACAATTGCCGCCCCTCAAGCCATTTTCGGCCAAAGGGTCACATACATCCTCCACCACAACACCACCCAGCAAACCCGCCGTACCCAGTGCGGCTTCAACCGGTTCATCTCCTGGTTATCGCCCTGATATTGCCGCCCGCCGCCTGATGGATATTCCGGGGGCAACCCCGCGTCGTGGTGATCAACGCACCTATCAGGACCCGCGCACCCTGACAGTGGGCCGCGAAATCTCCCTGCGTGGTGAAATCACAGCCTGTGAAACCCTGATTGTTGAAGGTCAGGTGGATGCTAAAATCACAGATGCCCGTGTCCTTGATGTGGCAAATGGTGGGGTGTACACAGGTACCGCCCATGTGGAAGAAGCCTTTATTTCCGGCGTGTTTGACGGCGAACTGTACGCTTATAAAACACTGACGGTCAAAAGTGGGGGCCGTGTGAAAGGCGATGTGCGTTATGGCCGCATCGTCATTGAAGAAGGTGGTGAGATTGCTGGCTCTATGGCAACGCTCAGCCCTGATGAAATTGCCGCTGCACGTAACGAAAACAGCAAATAA
- a CDS encoding AmpG family muropeptide MFS transporter has product MRSWFEASKIYFDKRVLAILFLGFSSGLPLLLVYGTLSYWLGVEGVSLATIGFFSLARLPYTFKFLWAPLIDQLRLPLFAKLIGHRRSWALLSQACLMASIVGLGHSSPAETPEITALFAVLVAFFSATQDILIDAYRIELLKDDEQGAGAAMYVNGYRLGMLIAGAVAIGLSDWVSWPLVYTLMGGLIAIGMITILLNREPENLAAQAQKQERDQHCEELIQKGKARWLASLIANINIAVIHPFKDFMTRAGWLWILVFIVLYKMGEAMLGAMANPFYYQIGFSGTEIASVTKVFGLAATIIGGMIGGIVVYRYGVMRALLYCGVVQMLSTLLFAIQAEVGHNIPMLMVAISGENVTAGMATTAFVAYLSSQCNTAYTATQYALLSSFMAIPRDMFAALSGILAEMVGWTWFFIACSTIAAPALILLVWMIKRYDQSNENPA; this is encoded by the coding sequence ATGCGCAGTTGGTTTGAGGCGTCGAAAATCTATTTTGATAAACGTGTCCTCGCCATTCTGTTTCTGGGTTTTTCAAGTGGCCTGCCTCTTTTATTGGTTTATGGCACTTTGTCCTATTGGCTAGGCGTGGAAGGTGTTTCCCTTGCCACCATCGGCTTTTTCTCGCTGGCCCGCCTGCCTTATACCTTCAAATTCCTGTGGGCTCCGCTGATTGACCAGCTGCGTCTGCCCCTTTTTGCCAAACTGATCGGTCATCGCCGCAGTTGGGCCTTACTTTCCCAAGCTTGTCTCATGGCCTCCATTGTGGGTCTTGGTCATTCCAGTCCGGCTGAAACCCCTGAAATAACCGCCCTTTTTGCCGTGCTTGTGGCCTTTTTCTCCGCCACGCAAGATATTTTGATTGATGCCTATCGCATTGAATTGCTCAAAGACGATGAACAAGGCGCAGGGGCTGCCATGTACGTCAATGGCTACCGCTTGGGTATGTTAATCGCGGGTGCTGTAGCCATTGGCCTGTCAGACTGGGTGTCCTGGCCGTTGGTTTACACCCTTATGGGCGGTCTTATCGCTATCGGAATGATCACCATTTTGCTCAACCGGGAACCGGAAAACCTGGCGGCACAAGCCCAGAAACAAGAACGTGACCAACATTGTGAAGAACTGATCCAGAAAGGCAAAGCCCGCTGGCTGGCGTCCCTGATTGCCAATATCAATATCGCCGTTATTCATCCCTTTAAGGATTTCATGACCCGTGCAGGCTGGCTCTGGATCTTGGTCTTTATTGTTCTTTATAAAATGGGCGAAGCCATGCTCGGGGCAATGGCAAATCCATTTTACTATCAGATCGGTTTTAGCGGGACTGAAATTGCCTCAGTCACCAAGGTCTTTGGACTGGCAGCAACCATTATTGGCGGTATGATCGGTGGCATTGTGGTTTATCGCTACGGTGTCATGCGCGCCCTGCTTTATTGCGGGGTCGTACAGATGTTATCGACCCTGCTTTTTGCCATTCAGGCCGAAGTGGGTCACAATATCCCCATGCTTATGGTCGCCATTTCTGGGGAAAATGTCACTGCAGGCATGGCCACCACCGCCTTTGTCGCCTATCTGTCTTCCCAATGTAATACGGCCTATACCGCCACCCAATATGCCTTACTCAGTTCATTCATGGCTATCCCGCGTGATATGTTTGCCGCCTTGTCCGGTATTTTGGCTGAAATGGTCGGCTGGACCTGGTTCTTTATCGCCTGTTCAACCATTGCCGCACCCGCCTTGATTTTGCTGGTTTGGATGATCAAGAGGTATGACCAAAGCAATGAGAATCCTGCTTGA
- the ppa gene encoding inorganic diphosphatase, which produces MDIKKIPVGDAPESVNVIIEVSAGAAPVKYEFDKDSGAIFVDRFVHTPMHYPANYGFIPHTLSDDGDPVDVLVLAPESIIPGAVIAARPIGVLMMEDDGGMDEKVLAVPTDKMHPMYSDVKTHTDLPEIVLSQIAHFFEHYKDLEKGKWVKIMGWEGAEKAKQLITEGVERANG; this is translated from the coding sequence ATGGATATCAAAAAGATTCCAGTTGGCGACGCACCTGAGTCCGTCAACGTAATCATCGAAGTTTCTGCCGGTGCAGCTCCGGTAAAATATGAATTCGACAAAGACAGCGGCGCGATCTTCGTTGACCGCTTTGTGCACACACCGATGCACTATCCGGCAAACTACGGCTTCATTCCGCACACACTGTCTGATGACGGCGACCCGGTAGACGTTTTGGTTCTCGCACCGGAAAGCATCATTCCAGGCGCAGTTATCGCTGCACGCCCGATCGGCGTTCTGATGATGGAAGATGACGGCGGCATGGACGAAAAAGTTCTGGCGGTTCCGACTGACAAAATGCACCCGATGTATTCTGATGTGAAAACACACACAGACCTGCCGGAAATCGTTCTGTCCCAAATCGCACACTTCTTCGAGCACTATAAAGACCTCGAAAAAGGCAAATGGGTTAAGATCATGGGTTGGGAAGGCGCTGAAAAAGCCAAACAACTGATCACAGAAGGTGTTGAGCGCGCAAACGGCTAA
- a CDS encoding flagellar motor protein MotB, whose product MKTLDEEIEAIDGSKIIKHGHDAPAWMVTYADLMSLLFALFVLLLSFSEVNDNSFQKNAGPMREAFNQNSDFQTDEESHLSGGRGILSGVKSVPMDIPETDDLREAMVAQLRRSLARDIASNLVELEETKLGVIIRFPSETAFESGGAELAITSYASLDKIIPILAKTPGDIKVGGHTDDIPISTLQYRSNWDLSSARATSVVHHFLRSGKIPKERMTSQGYADSRPLVVGKTSQARARNRRVEIAVEVPEDTRDAQKILEKMEQPKRRVWTIEKGEKQLLPGAEPIDLEKRKKDARDLADELNKNSGTTFRQDLNSIGRE is encoded by the coding sequence ATGAAAACACTGGATGAAGAAATAGAGGCCATAGACGGCTCGAAGATTATCAAACATGGTCATGATGCGCCGGCCTGGATGGTCACTTATGCCGATTTGATGTCGCTTCTTTTTGCCTTGTTTGTGCTGTTGCTGTCTTTTTCTGAGGTCAATGACAATAGCTTTCAGAAAAATGCAGGCCCCATGCGTGAAGCTTTTAATCAGAATTCTGATTTTCAAACGGATGAAGAATCGCACCTATCTGGGGGACGTGGCATTCTTTCCGGGGTGAAGTCTGTGCCCATGGATATTCCTGAAACCGATGATTTGCGCGAAGCCATGGTGGCCCAGTTACGCCGTTCGCTGGCGCGTGACATTGCCAGCAATCTGGTGGAGCTGGAAGAAACAAAACTGGGGGTGATTATTCGTTTTCCATCCGAAACAGCCTTTGAATCCGGTGGGGCAGAACTTGCCATAACGTCATATGCCAGTTTGGATAAGATTATTCCGATTTTGGCAAAGACACCGGGGGATATCAAGGTTGGGGGCCATACGGATGATATTCCGATCTCTACCTTACAGTATCGGTCAAACTGGGACTTGTCCTCAGCACGCGCCACATCGGTGGTGCATCATTTCTTGCGCAGTGGCAAAATTCCAAAAGAACGCATGACATCGCAAGGTTATGCCGATTCCCGCCCGCTGGTTGTGGGTAAGACAAGCCAAGCACGGGCGCGTAACCGTCGGGTAGAGATTGCGGTGGAAGTACCAGAAGATACCCGTGATGCGCAGAAAATACTGGAAAAAATGGAACAACCCAAACGTCGGGTCTGGACCATTGAAAAAGGGGAAAAACAATTACTTCCCGGTGCTGAGCCGATTGATCTGGAAAAACGAAAAAAGGATGCCCGTGACTTAGCAGATGAGCTTAATAAAAACAGTGGCACTACCTTCCGTCAGGATCTGAATTCCATTGGTCGCGAATAA
- a CDS encoding MotA/TolQ/ExbB proton channel family protein has protein sequence MQFDFATIAGLIIGLTVVTLAILSGSDITIFFNLPGLLIVVGGTFAATLIKFPLSGIFISIPIGIRAAFTVQKEKPRDYIRQAIQLVKKARKNGIQSLERNNLKNPFFVKGVQLCADGRDLDYIRKILTQEMAMAIQREEIGGKIFRAIGDSAPAFGMFGTIVGLIQMLSNMNDPTTIGPAMAVALLTTLYGVLIANLIALPIADKLESKSAEDKALRSLIIECVFQIQQMQNPTAMLEILEPHLPEKQRQAGVDAAYTAGRDAKKKR, from the coding sequence ATGCAGTTTGATTTTGCGACCATTGCCGGTTTGATTATTGGCTTGACTGTGGTAACGCTGGCGATCCTTTCCGGTTCGGATATCACAATCTTTTTCAACTTGCCGGGTTTATTAATCGTTGTGGGCGGAACTTTTGCGGCCACATTGATTAAATTCCCCTTGTCCGGGATTTTTATTTCCATTCCCATCGGGATTCGCGCCGCTTTCACTGTGCAGAAAGAAAAACCGCGTGATTATATTCGCCAGGCAATCCAGCTGGTGAAAAAAGCCCGCAAAAACGGTATTCAGTCCTTAGAGCGTAATAATTTGAAGAACCCTTTTTTTGTGAAAGGGGTACAGCTTTGTGCGGATGGTCGCGACCTGGATTATATTCGCAAGATTCTGACACAAGAAATGGCAATGGCGATCCAGCGTGAAGAAATCGGTGGGAAAATCTTCAGGGCCATTGGTGATAGTGCGCCTGCTTTTGGGATGTTTGGGACAATCGTCGGCTTGATCCAGATGCTGTCCAATATGAATGACCCCACCACGATTGGTCCGGCGATGGCGGTGGCGTTATTGACAACCCTTTACGGGGTTTTGATTGCCAATCTCATTGCTTTGCCGATTGCTGATAAACTGGAATCAAAATCGGCTGAAGATAAGGCTTTGCGGTCCTTGATTATTGAATGTGTTTTCCAAATTCAACAAATGCAAAACCCAACGGCCATGTTGGAGATTCTTGAGCCTCATCTGCCGGAAAAACAGCGTCAGGCAGGCGTTGATGCGGCTTATACAGCGGGGCGCGATGCCAAGAAAAAGCGATAG
- a CDS encoding transporter substrate-binding domain-containing protein, whose protein sequence is MPKIIKTISLLLALFLLYQTTAQARDLRVCTHMGFEPYVIKEGKSLRGIDIDIVLQIIKNMKQPAEIRAFPWKRLLASIREGECDVGFSLFDTEKRRQFADYIFTVPLHYSTFSVFVRKDKEFDFNSIYDFFGKKIAHNRGFALTIGFEQAINDGKIQRLTFDDADNALKMLEKGRIDAILDNEARFRYYLKKNGKLGQIKSLTIPFMPHHPAFLVISRKSSFPNSQELKNKIEAELKKLHLDGTIMKITTQYLN, encoded by the coding sequence GTGCCCAAAATCATAAAAACAATAAGCCTGTTACTGGCACTATTTCTTCTGTATCAAACCACTGCACAGGCACGGGATTTGCGGGTCTGTACTCATATGGGATTTGAACCCTACGTTATCAAAGAGGGTAAATCTTTACGTGGGATTGATATTGATATTGTTCTGCAAATCATTAAAAACATGAAACAACCTGCGGAAATCAGGGCTTTTCCGTGGAAGCGTTTGCTCGCTTCTATTCGTGAAGGCGAATGTGATGTCGGATTTTCCCTGTTTGATACGGAAAAGCGTCGCCAGTTTGCCGACTATATCTTCACCGTCCCCTTGCATTATTCCACTTTCAGTGTCTTTGTACGCAAGGATAAGGAATTCGATTTCAACAGCATTTATGACTTCTTTGGCAAGAAGATTGCCCATAATCGTGGCTTTGCTCTCACCATTGGCTTCGAACAAGCGATAAATGATGGAAAAATTCAGCGTTTGACCTTTGATGATGCAGATAATGCCCTGAAAATGCTGGAAAAGGGGAGAATTGATGCCATTTTGGATAATGAAGCACGCTTTCGCTATTATTTAAAGAAAAATGGCAAACTGGGCCAAATTAAATCTTTGACCATCCCTTTCATGCCCCATCACCCTGCTTTTTTAGTCATCTCGCGCAAATCAAGCTTCCCCAATTCTCAGGAATTGAAAAACAAGATCGAAGCCGAACTGAAAAAGCTGCATCTGGATGGGACCATTATGAAGATCACCACCCAGTATTTGAATTAA
- the rlmN gene encoding 23S rRNA (adenine(2503)-C(2))-methyltransferase RlmN, which yields MTDQRIDLVGLSREELKAEMERIGEKAFRAKQLWQWIYHYGVTDFTKMTNISKSLHGKLADHFYIGRPGISEELTSVDRTRKWLFKFDDGNEAETVFIPEEDRGAVCISSQVGCTLTCKFCHTGTQLLVRNLSAAEIVGQFMAARDSYDEWPSPPGDKRLLSNIVLMGMGEPLYNFDNVVKALKILMDQEGISLSKRRITLSTCGIVPEIRRLGEVADVELAISLHAPNDEVRNQIMPINKKYPLKDLMAAVRDYPAAINARRVTFEYVMLKGINDSEADARELTRLVKDIPCKFNLIPFNPWPGSDYECSDRKTIKRFTEILNRAGYTATTRVTRGQDILAACGQLKSESQRVRCSRMKARIEAGIEDSDHVLPASAE from the coding sequence ATGACAGACCAACGCATTGACTTGGTGGGACTCAGCCGTGAGGAATTGAAGGCTGAAATGGAACGTATTGGTGAAAAAGCCTTTCGTGCCAAACAACTGTGGCAATGGATTTACCATTATGGTGTCACAGACTTCACCAAAATGACCAATATTTCCAAGTCGTTGCATGGTAAATTAGCTGACCATTTCTATATTGGCCGCCCCGGTATCAGTGAAGAACTGACCTCTGTTGATCGCACGCGCAAGTGGCTGTTTAAATTTGACGATGGCAATGAGGCTGAAACCGTTTTTATCCCGGAAGAAGATCGCGGTGCGGTTTGTATTTCTTCACAGGTGGGCTGTACCTTAACTTGTAAGTTTTGCCATACCGGAACCCAATTACTGGTGCGTAACCTGTCTGCGGCAGAAATTGTCGGCCAGTTTATGGCGGCGCGTGACAGTTATGACGAATGGCCCTCTCCGCCGGGGGATAAGCGGTTGCTGTCCAATATCGTGCTGATGGGTATGGGGGAGCCGCTTTATAATTTTGACAATGTGGTCAAGGCTTTGAAAATCCTGATGGATCAGGAAGGTATTTCTCTTTCCAAACGCCGCATTACCTTGTCAACCTGTGGCATTGTGCCGGAAATTCGTCGTTTAGGCGAAGTTGCGGATGTGGAACTGGCAATTTCCTTACATGCCCCGAATGACGAGGTGCGTAACCAGATTATGCCTATTAACAAGAAGTACCCTTTAAAAGATTTGATGGCAGCTGTGCGTGATTACCCGGCTGCGATTAATGCACGGCGGGTGACTTTTGAATATGTCATGTTGAAGGGCATTAATGATTCTGAGGCGGATGCCCGTGAACTGACCCGTTTGGTCAAAGATATCCCTTGTAAGTTTAACCTGATCCCGTTCAACCCCTGGCCGGGTAGCGATTATGAATGTTCTGATCGTAAAACAATCAAGCGTTTTACAGAGATTCTGAACCGTGCAGGCTATACGGCGACAACACGGGTGACACGAGGCCAAGATATCTTGGCAGCTTGTGGTCAGTTGAAATCAGAAAGCCAGCGTGTGCGTTGTTCACGTATGAAGGCCCGGATTGAGGCTGGTATTGAAGATTCGGACCATGTATTGCCCGCTTCTGCTGAATAA
- a CDS encoding BLUF domain-containing protein: MRQLSQIIYASAASREFDTQELNAILNTARDRNKESGISGILVYRSGSFLQVLEGPKEEVGQLFDKITQDKRHSKLKLIYRGDIQEKEFQNWSMGFVDTELSPQKMEGYFDYDNELEDFFVDLTRARMVLKRFSSGAWRQVVKH, from the coding sequence ATGAGACAACTCTCTCAAATAATTTACGCAAGTGCAGCCAGCCGTGAATTTGATACGCAGGAACTCAATGCTATTCTCAATACGGCACGTGATCGCAATAAAGAAAGCGGCATCAGCGGTATCCTTGTTTATCGTTCAGGATCATTCCTTCAGGTTCTTGAAGGGCCAAAAGAAGAGGTCGGACAGCTTTTTGATAAAATTACTCAAGACAAGCGCCACAGTAAGCTCAAGCTGATTTATCGCGGTGATATTCAGGAAAAAGAATTTCAAAATTGGTCCATGGGGTTTGTCGATACGGAATTAAGTCCCCAAAAAATGGAGGGGTACTTTGATTACGATAATGAGCTTGAAGATTTTTTCGTTGATCTCACCCGTGCACGGATGGTGCTGAAACGTTTTAGTTCAGGTGCTTGGCGCCAGGTGGTGAAACATTAA
- a CDS encoding cache domain-containing protein, which produces MKRLFLFVFILMMPIFTAMDAKAADKAAIAKEMVDKAITHYKAVGFDKAAASFNDKNGGYVNGEFYVIIFTKEGIFKTHAINPKLIDNPKLPKLKDVNGKVILTEMVNAGVNNPNGGWAEYTWTNPATKKLAPKKTWVRQHDDLLFGVGYYD; this is translated from the coding sequence ATGAAACGTCTGTTTCTGTTTGTCTTCATCTTGATGATGCCGATCTTCACTGCAATGGATGCAAAAGCTGCTGATAAAGCTGCTATTGCCAAAGAAATGGTTGATAAGGCGATTACTCACTATAAAGCAGTTGGCTTTGATAAAGCTGCAGCTTCTTTCAATGACAAAAACGGTGGCTATGTAAATGGTGAATTCTATGTGATCATTTTCACAAAAGAAGGCATCTTTAAAACACACGCGATCAACCCGAAACTGATTGACAATCCAAAACTGCCGAAGCTGAAAGACGTGAACGGTAAGGTTATCCTGACTGAAATGGTTAACGCTGGTGTGAACAACCCGAATGGCGGTTGGGCAGAATACACTTGGACAAACCCGGCAACGAAAAAGCTTGCTCCGAAGAAAACTTGGGTACGTCAGCATGACGACCTGTTGTTCGGTGTTGGTTACTACGACTAA
- a CDS encoding methyl-accepting chemotaxis protein gives MSFLNNMKIARKIGVIPVLPLLGIAIISWLAMGLANQQNEKLEELDRVEYAKTTLAGDIIYNSTMAQLEIYRLLTWSAAGTDEEKTTQVIESSKQYRANVTSALKHLKNDFQLSNEEKALFNKVSAEFKNYNENVQVVLEMLEIDFTGAVSFLFTAQQSHTALTEHLHKFSDLTKNSVAQAVKEVNEDTIAFKSELMIIALIILVAAIVLSVMISRLVSKPVVEMTDAMTDLANGKLDITVPCKGQSDEIGQMASTLEVFRQNAVDVKKAQAEEAERAKEAEAAKQATMMQLADEVEQTVKSAVEKTVVAVDSFRSETDKLVQNAEATSERSEQVTNSSTSANGNVENMASTAQILADGFGQITQNIESSTEIARRAVTEAQETNETVNSLAAAGQRIGDVIELISAIANQTNLLALNATIEAARAGEAGKGFAVVASEVKNLASQTARATEEISNEIEAITTTTGHAVQAIRSIQNTIDEVEGALNSISDTVTVQGQETSSINVHAQEAAAGTRSVVDEIRSVQDIAKGTGESARGMRNISDDLHAEVTQLSQQMDTLLSNLRNH, from the coding sequence ATGTCTTTTTTGAATAATATGAAGATCGCGCGCAAAATCGGGGTAATTCCAGTTCTGCCGTTATTGGGGATCGCGATCATCTCTTGGTTGGCTATGGGGTTGGCCAACCAGCAAAATGAGAAATTGGAAGAACTCGATCGTGTCGAATATGCCAAAACGACTTTGGCTGGTGACATTATCTATAATTCCACAATGGCCCAGCTTGAGATTTACCGTTTGTTGACATGGAGTGCAGCAGGCACGGATGAAGAAAAAACGACTCAGGTTATTGAGTCCAGTAAGCAATATCGTGCAAACGTTACGTCTGCCCTTAAGCACCTTAAAAATGATTTTCAGTTGTCGAATGAAGAAAAAGCTTTGTTCAACAAAGTCAGTGCTGAGTTCAAGAATTATAATGAAAATGTTCAGGTCGTTCTTGAAATGCTGGAAATTGACTTTACGGGTGCGGTGTCTTTTCTCTTTACCGCCCAACAAAGCCATACGGCGCTAACAGAACATCTGCATAAGTTCAGTGATCTGACAAAGAACAGCGTGGCTCAGGCTGTGAAAGAAGTGAACGAGGATACAATCGCCTTTAAAAGCGAGCTGATGATCATCGCTTTGATTATTTTGGTTGCTGCGATTGTCTTGTCTGTAATGATTTCACGTTTGGTCAGCAAGCCGGTTGTGGAAATGACCGATGCCATGACTGATCTTGCCAACGGTAAGTTGGATATTACAGTACCCTGTAAAGGCCAAAGTGATGAGATTGGTCAGATGGCTTCTACATTGGAGGTCTTCCGCCAAAACGCTGTGGATGTGAAGAAAGCGCAGGCCGAAGAAGCAGAACGTGCTAAAGAGGCGGAAGCCGCCAAACAGGCAACGATGATGCAGCTGGCAGATGAGGTTGAGCAAACCGTGAAGAGTGCGGTTGAAAAAACCGTTGTGGCGGTTGATAGCTTCCGAAGTGAAACGGACAAGCTGGTTCAAAATGCTGAAGCCACGTCTGAGCGTAGTGAACAAGTGACCAATTCTTCCACAAGTGCCAATGGCAATGTGGAAAATATGGCCAGTACAGCACAGATTTTGGCTGATGGCTTTGGTCAGATTACACAGAATATCGAAAGCTCTACAGAAATTGCCCGCCGTGCGGTAACAGAAGCCCAAGAAACCAATGAAACGGTGAATTCTTTGGCAGCAGCTGGGCAACGGATCGGCGATGTGATTGAGCTGATCAGTGCCATTGCCAACCAGACCAACCTGTTGGCTCTGAACGCGACGATTGAGGCGGCACGCGCCGGGGAAGCCGGGAAAGGCTTTGCGGTTGTGGCCAGTGAGGTGAAGAATCTTGCCTCACAAACAGCACGTGCTACGGAAGAAATCTCAAATGAGATTGAAGCTATCACCACGACAACAGGTCATGCCGTACAGGCGATTCGCAGCATTCAGAATACGATTGATGAAGTGGAAGGGGCATTGAACAGCATTTCCGATACGGTTACTGTTCAAGGTCAGGAAACTTCCAGCATCAACGTGCATGCACAGGAGGCTGCGGCCGGGACTCGTTCTGTAGTTGATGAAATTCGCAGCGTACAGGATATCGCAAAAGGAACAGGCGAATCTGCACGCGGTATGCGCAATATAAGTGACGATCTGCATGCGGAAGTGACACAGCTTTCACAGCAAATGGATACGTTGCTGAGCAATCTACGTAATCATTAA
- a CDS encoding cytochrome c1 — translation MRKLIIAAVAALTLNAGSAQAAGSEYHPPLMDADWSFEGIFGQYDQKQLRRGFQIYKEVCASCHSLRLVAYRNLSALGFTEDEIKEIAAEYEVRVEHDDAGNELTEDGEFFTRPAKPSDRFVPPYPNEAAAIDANGALPPDLSLMAKARVGGPEYIYSFLMGFVEEIPAEVKNQKGFTENEDKAFNLYFPGYYNSMPAQMTDELVEYEDGTPMTADQHAKDISAFLNWAAEPELDERKSLGLKVMLFLLVLTAMLYALKRKIWADVKH, via the coding sequence ATGCGTAAACTGATTATTGCTGCTGTTGCTGCTCTCACTTTGAACGCGGGTTCAGCACAAGCTGCGGGTAGTGAATATCACCCGCCTCTGATGGATGCGGACTGGTCTTTTGAAGGGATCTTCGGCCAGTACGACCAGAAACAACTGCGTCGTGGTTTCCAGATCTACAAAGAAGTTTGTGCTTCTTGTCACTCTCTGCGTCTGGTTGCTTATCGTAACCTGTCTGCACTGGGTTTCACGGAAGATGAAATCAAGGAAATCGCTGCTGAATACGAAGTACGTGTTGAGCACGATGACGCTGGTAACGAGCTGACTGAAGATGGTGAATTCTTCACACGCCCGGCAAAACCATCTGATCGTTTTGTTCCGCCTTACCCGAACGAAGCTGCTGCAATTGATGCAAACGGTGCATTGCCACCGGATCTGTCTTTGATGGCAAAAGCACGTGTGGGTGGTCCTGAGTACATCTACAGCTTCCTGATGGGTTTCGTAGAAGAAATCCCGGCAGAAGTGAAAAACCAGAAGGGCTTTACAGAAAACGAAGATAAAGCGTTTAACCTGTATTTCCCTGGCTACTACAACTCCATGCCGGCGCAAATGACGGACGAGTTGGTAGAGTATGAAGACGGTACGCCAATGACGGCTGACCAACATGCCAAAGATATTTCTGCTTTCCTGAACTGGGCTGCTGAGCCTGAGCTGGATGAGCGTAAATCTTTGGGCTTGAAGGTTATGTTGTTCCTGTTGGTTCTGACAGCCATGCTCTATGCGCTTAAGCGTAAGATCTGGGCGGACGTGAAGCACTAA